A single Pseudomonas brassicacearum DNA region contains:
- a CDS encoding 2-dehydro-3-deoxy-6-phosphogalactonate aldolase has translation MLTQALAHNGLIAILRGLRPEEAAAIGEVLYGAGFRVIEVPLNSPEPYESIRILRSTLPADCLIGAGTVLTPEQVEQVKAAGGQVIVMPHSDPKVLRAAKAAGLYLSPGVATPTEAFAALAEGAHVLKMFPAEQMGPAVVKAWLAVLPAGTVLVPVGGITPENMAVFVEAGVKGFGLGSGLFKPGLTADEVAVRAKAYVAAWNALN, from the coding sequence ATGCTCACACAAGCACTGGCGCACAACGGGCTGATCGCGATCCTGCGTGGTCTGCGTCCCGAAGAGGCGGCGGCCATCGGCGAAGTCCTGTACGGCGCCGGATTTCGCGTCATCGAAGTGCCGCTCAATTCCCCCGAGCCGTACGAAAGCATTCGCATCCTGCGCAGTACCTTGCCCGCCGATTGCCTGATCGGTGCCGGTACCGTGCTCACGCCGGAACAGGTCGAGCAGGTGAAAGCCGCTGGCGGCCAAGTGATCGTCATGCCTCACAGTGATCCGAAGGTGCTGCGTGCGGCGAAAGCGGCGGGCTTGTACCTGTCGCCAGGCGTCGCCACGCCCACCGAAGCCTTTGCCGCGCTGGCCGAAGGCGCCCATGTACTGAAGATGTTCCCCGCCGAGCAAATGGGCCCGGCGGTGGTCAAGGCTTGGCTTGCGGTGCTGCCGGCCGGGACCGTGTTGGTGCCGGTGGGCGGGATCACCCCAGAGAACATGGCGGTGTTCGTCGAAGCCGGCGTCAAGGGTTTCGGCCTCGGTTCCGGGCTGTTCAAGCCGGGCCTGACAGCGGATGAAGTGGCGGTGCGCGCCAAGGCCTACGTGGCCGCATGGAATGCCTTGAACTGA